Proteins from a genomic interval of Denticeps clupeoides chromosome 20, fDenClu1.1, whole genome shotgun sequence:
- the ubap2l gene encoding ubiquitin-associated protein 2-like isoform X1 → MMTSVGGSRARGSWEQTQGQTQSHAQHKQRPQATAEQIRLAQMISDHNDADFEEKVKQLIDITGKDQDESMIALHDCNGDVNRAINVLLEGSPDTDSWEMVGKKKSVSGQKESIQNETGEEGKENREKGGERDVARRRGGVPRRGRGASRGREFRGQENGLDGTKISGVAGRGTERGRRGRGRGRGAGRRGGRFSAQGMGTFNPADYTEPAQTEENYSGGNTWCNTGSLEPEDPARVEFSGGEGNSYPRKFDSAAGAWRTATEEWGTEDWNEDLSETKIFTASSVASVPVPQENMLITAGQRIDLAVLLGKTPPSSSSETEPTTLEVQQPPSLSQSLVFSNSKQAGSVSQPPPTTQYSQHNMVSMLTKGFGEAGDTKASGGGPTSGSQFLEQFKTAQALAQLAQRSQTGPPNTGPSWNTNPSALGQYDMKSGAEQSVHSAFTKRQPYQPPSSTTSMIEVFMQDKPAGSQPPSSTSLPSQGVAPPASTALSSTHPLAPSSSSPLQKDVGVAPGQQMSPGPMEAQGSSPLPLQQHKLKQQKKRASITTKIPSLAVEMPGSADISGLNLQFGALQFGSEPVLPEYDSMPSAATTTPGSQSQNSLYTSASSESTSVLSNPSQMELYEQQRAVQTRRYPPSVSSSPQKDVQPKNGFTSIQTTQSLEAAAGSAAPAKPPSESTAPPSVSSMASLTDAATGHASLLSTTNQTSLSSLGHSEDPSPNSMAPHQHNSLPPQQNSMTPSSTVRNSNTSLMHPSVDGDSTLHSSFTSVTAVAPSSVPPSSSTSSSAVPAAAVSLSPAVPPSSSVGSVAAQTPMGPVSSLSMGLNSAGATTATSIIPPAAIATSSSVAANPSSSRTTAAPGKAPPNLPPGVPPLLPNPYIMAPGLLHAYPPQVYGYDDLQMLQTRIPLDYYSIPFATPTTALTGREGSLTSNPYSASELSKFGRGDASSPAPATTMAQPQQSQTQTHHTTQQPFLNPALPPGYSYTSLPYYPGVPGLANTFQYGPAMFPVAPTSSKQHGVNVGVNASATPFQQASSYGSHGYGTGYEDMGQASAGSGDFCKGGYGTAVAAAAAAASGVQNKPASSVTGPGVGVSVTSSNTGVPDISGSVYTKTQSFEKQAFHAGTPAAPFSLPSALGSAGPINPPAAAGYAPAQFMHILTPHQQPHSQILHHHMQQDGQSGSGQRSQSASIQQKSQINKSAYNSYNWGGN, encoded by the exons ATGATGACGTCGGTGGGCGGCAGCCGAGCCCGGGGCAGCTGGGAGCAGACACAGGGCCAGACACAGAGCCATGCACAGCACAAGCAGAGACCCCAG GCCACTGCTGAGCAGATCCGACTCGCACAGATGATCTCGGACCACAACGATGCTGATTTTGAGGAGAAGGTCAAGCAG CTCATTGACATCACAGGCAAGGACCAGGATGAGTCCATGATTGCCCTGCATGACTGCAACGGCGACGTGAACAGAGCAATCAATGTCCTCCTGGAGGGCAGCCCTGACACT GACTCATGGGAGATGGTGGGCAAGAAGAAGAGTGTTTCAGGTCAGAAGGAGAGCATACAGAATGAGACCGGAGAGGAGGGCAAGGAGAACCGAGAGAAGGGGGGAGAGCGGGATGTGGCACGTCGCCGAGGAGGGGTGCCACGCCGGGGAAGAGGGGCCAGCCGCGGgcgagagt TCCGGGGACAGGAGAACGGACTGGATGGGACTAAGATCAGTGGTGTTGCAGGccgggggacagagagaggccGCCGAGGTCGAGGCAGAGGACGAG GAGCTGGAAGACGAGGAGGCAGATTTTCGGCTCAGGGCATGGG CACATTTAACCCAGCTGATTACACTGAGCCAGCCCAGACGGAGGAGAACTACTCTGGTGGGAACACCTGGTGCAATACGGGCAGCCTGGAGCCAGAGGACCCAGCCC GAGTGGAGTTCAGTGGCGGCGAAGGCAACAGTTATCCCCGAAAGTTTGATTCTGCGGCAG GGGCTTGGAGAACTGCTACAGAGGAGTGGGGTACAGAAGACTGGAACGAAGAT CTTTCAGAGACCAAGATATTCACTGCCTCTAGTGTGGCTTCAGTGCCAGTGCCTCAAGAGAACATGCTCATCACTGCTGGACAGAG GATTGACTTGGCAGTGCTGTTGGGTAAGACACCTCCCTCGTCATCCTCTGAAACTGAGCCCACGACACTGGAGGTGCAGCAgccaccctctctctcccagtCCCTGGTCTTCAGCAACTCCAAGCAAGCTGGGTCTGTCTCACAACCACCACCTACCACCCAGTACAGCCAACACAACATG GTTAGCATGTTGACAAAGGGCTTTGGTGAAGCAGGGGACACGAAGGCCAGTGGTGGTGGACCCACAAGCGGCTCTCAGTTCTTGGAGCAGTTTAAGACTGCGCAGGCTCTAGCCCAGCTGGCTCAACGTTCTCAGACGGGTCCTCCCAACACTGGGCCCTCTTGGAACACGAACCCCAGCGCACTGGGCCAGTATG ACATGAAGTCAGGTGCAGAGCAGTCTGTCCACTCTGCTTTTACCAAACGACAACCTTACCAGCCCCCTTCTAGCACCACTTCCATGATTGAGGTCTTCATGCAGGACAAACCTGCCGGCTCTCAACCTCCTTCGTCCACCTCTCTCCCTTCGCAGGGGGTTGCTCCTCCAGCATCGACTGCATTGTCCTCTACCCATCCCCTGGCCCCTTCTTCATCATCTCCCCTCCAGAAAGATGTAGGTGTGGCTCCAGGTCAGCAGATGTCCCCTGGCCCCATGGAGGCCCAAGGATCCAGTCCACTGCCACTGCAGCAGCACAAGctaaagcagcagaaaaagaGGGCCTCCATCACCACCAAG ATTCCATCTCTAGCAGTGGAAATGCCTGGTTCAGCAGACATTTCTGGACTCAACCTTCAGTTTGGAGCACTTCAGTTTGGCTCAGAACCTGTGCTGCCGGAGTATGACTCCATGCCGTCGGCCGCTACAACCACCCCTGGCAGCCAATCGCAGAACAGCCTCTACACAAGTGCCAGCAG TGAGTCAACTTCAGTCCTGTCGAACCCCAGCCAGATGGAGCTATATGAGCAACAGAGAGCTGTTCAAACACGACGTTACCCTCCCTccgtctcctcctctccccagaAGGATGTCCAGCCTAAG AATGGATTCACTTCTATACAAACCACACAATCTCTGGAAG CCGCAGCAGGCTCTGCAGCCCCAGCGAAACCTCCCTCAGAATCAACTGCCCCGCCCTCCGTGTCCAGCATGGCTTCGTTGACTGATGCTGCAACAGGCCACGCCTCTTTGCTCTCCACAACCAATCAGACGTCTCTCAGTTCCTTGGGCCACAGTGAAGATCCATCCCCAAATTCGATGGCGCCTCACCAACATAA TTCACTTCCTCCTCAGCAAAACAGTATGACCCCCTCTTCCACAGTCCGTAACTCTAATACAAGTCTAATG CACCCGAGTGTGGACGGTGACTCCACCTTGCACTCCTCCTTCACGTCCGTTACAGCAGTGGCTCCTTCCTCGGTTCCTCCTTCATCTTCGacctcttcctctgctgtgCCTGCTGCTGCGGTGTCCCTGAGCCCAGCAGTCCCTCCCTCATCTTCAGTGGGCTCAGTGGCGGCACAGACACCCATGGGTCCGGTCAGCAGCCTGTCGATGGGGCTCAACAGTGCTGGCGCCACCACCGCTACTTCCATAATCCCCCCAGCTGCAATAGCAACTTCCTCTTCTGTGGCCGCGAACCCCTCATCCTCGCGCACAACGGCTGCCCCAG GTAAAGCACCTCCTAATCTGCCACCTGGAGTGCCTCCTTTGCTTCCCAACCCTTACATCATGGCCCCTGGACTACTCCATGCTTACCCT CCTCAGGTGTATGGCTATGATGACCTGCAGATGCTCCAAACCAGGATACCACTG GACTACTACAGCATCCCATTTGCAACACCAACCACAGCACTGACTGGCAGGGAAGGCAGCCTCACCAGCAACCCGTACTCTG CCAGTGAACTGTCCAAGTTTGGCCGCGGCGACGCCTCGTCTCCCGCCCCGGCGACTACAATGGCACAGCCACAGCAGAGTCAGACGCAGACGCACCACACGACCCAGCAGCCTTTCCTCAATCCGGCCCTGCCGCCTGGCTACAGTTACACAAGCTTACCGTACTACCCAGGCGTACCCGGCCTGGCCAACACGTTCCAGTATGGCCCTGCGATGTTCCCG GTGGCTCCTACCTCATCGAAACAGCATGGCGTAAACGTTGGTGTCAACGCTTCAGCCACGCCGTTCCAGCAGGCTAGTAGCTATGGTTCCCACGGATATGGCACGG GCTATGAGGATATGGGCCAGGCTTCTGCGGGCAGCGGGGATTTCTGTAAGGGCGGTTATGGCACCGCTGTGGCTgcagccgccgccgctgctTCTGGCGTGCAAAACAAGCCGGCCAGCTCAGTCACCGGGCCGGGAGTCG GAGTTTCAGTGACATCCAGTAACACCGGGGTTCCTGACATCTCTGGCTCTGTTTACACAAAGACACAG TCATTTGAGAAGCAAGCTTTCCATGCGGGCACGCCAGCAGCCCCCTTCAGCCTGCCTTCAGCTCTGGGAAGTGCAGGTCCCATCAACCCCCCTGCCGCTGCTGGTTACGCTCCCGCTCAGTTCATGCACATCCTGACTCCACACCAGCAGCCTCATTCTCAGATCCTGCACCACCACATGCAGCAGGACGGGCAG AGTGGCTCTGGGCAGCGCAGTCAGAGTGCCTCCATCCAACAGAAGTCTCAGATCAACAAGTCTGCTTACAACAGCTACAACTGGGGAGGCAACTGA
- the ubap2l gene encoding ubiquitin-associated protein 2-like isoform X3: MMTSVGGSRARGSWEQTQGQTQSHAQHKQRPQATAEQIRLAQMISDHNDADFEEKVKQLIDITGKDQDESMIALHDCNGDVNRAINVLLEGSPDTDSWEMVGKKKSVSGQKESIQNETGEEGKENREKGGERDVARRRGGVPRRGRGASRGREFRGQENGLDGTKISGVAGRGTERGRRGRGRGRGAGRRGGRFSAQGMGTFNPADYTEPAQTEENYSGGNTWCNTGSLEPEDPARVEFSGGEGNSYPRKFDSAAGAWRTATEEWGTEDWNEDLSETKIFTASSVASVPVPQENMLITAGQRIDLAVLLGKTPPSSSSETEPTTLEVQQPPSLSQSLVFSNSKQAGSVSQPPPTTQYSQHNMVSMLTKGFGEAGDTKASGGGPTSGSQFLEQFKTAQALAQLAQRSQTGPPNTGPSWNTNPSALGQYDMKSGAEQSVHSAFTKRQPYQPPSSTTSMIEVFMQDKPAGSQPPSSTSLPSQGVAPPASTALSSTHPLAPSSSSPLQKDVGVAPGQQMSPGPMEAQGSSPLPLQQHKLKQQKKRASITTKIPSLAVEMPGSADISGLNLQFGALQFGSEPVLPEYDSMPSAATTTPGSQSQNSLYTSASSESTSVLSNPSQMELYEQQRAVQTRRYPPSVSSSPQKDVQPKNGFTSIQTTQSLEAAAGSAAPAKPPSESTAPPSVSSMASLTDAATGHASLLSTTNQTSLSSLGHSEDPSPNSMAPHQHNSLPPQQNSMTPSSTVRNSNTSLMHPSVDGDSTLHSSFTSVTAVAPSSVPPSSSTSSSAVPAAAVSLSPAVPPSSSVGSVAAQTPMGPVSSLSMGLNSAGATTATSIIPPAAIATSSSVAANPSSSRTTAAPGKAPPNLPPGVPPLLPNPYIMAPGLLHAYPPQVYGYDDLQMLQTRIPLDYYSIPFATPTTALTGREGSLTSNPYSASELSKFGRGDASSPAPATTMAQPQQSQTQTHHTTQQPFLNPALPPGYSYTSLPYYPGVPGLANTFQYGPAMFPVAPTSSKQHGVNVGVNASATPFQQASSYGSHGYGTGVSVTSSNTGVPDISGSVYTKTQSFEKQAFHAGTPAAPFSLPSALGSAGPINPPAAAGYAPAQFMHILTPHQQPHSQILHHHMQQDGQSGSGQRSQSASIQQKSQINKSAYNSYNWGGN; the protein is encoded by the exons ATGATGACGTCGGTGGGCGGCAGCCGAGCCCGGGGCAGCTGGGAGCAGACACAGGGCCAGACACAGAGCCATGCACAGCACAAGCAGAGACCCCAG GCCACTGCTGAGCAGATCCGACTCGCACAGATGATCTCGGACCACAACGATGCTGATTTTGAGGAGAAGGTCAAGCAG CTCATTGACATCACAGGCAAGGACCAGGATGAGTCCATGATTGCCCTGCATGACTGCAACGGCGACGTGAACAGAGCAATCAATGTCCTCCTGGAGGGCAGCCCTGACACT GACTCATGGGAGATGGTGGGCAAGAAGAAGAGTGTTTCAGGTCAGAAGGAGAGCATACAGAATGAGACCGGAGAGGAGGGCAAGGAGAACCGAGAGAAGGGGGGAGAGCGGGATGTGGCACGTCGCCGAGGAGGGGTGCCACGCCGGGGAAGAGGGGCCAGCCGCGGgcgagagt TCCGGGGACAGGAGAACGGACTGGATGGGACTAAGATCAGTGGTGTTGCAGGccgggggacagagagaggccGCCGAGGTCGAGGCAGAGGACGAG GAGCTGGAAGACGAGGAGGCAGATTTTCGGCTCAGGGCATGGG CACATTTAACCCAGCTGATTACACTGAGCCAGCCCAGACGGAGGAGAACTACTCTGGTGGGAACACCTGGTGCAATACGGGCAGCCTGGAGCCAGAGGACCCAGCCC GAGTGGAGTTCAGTGGCGGCGAAGGCAACAGTTATCCCCGAAAGTTTGATTCTGCGGCAG GGGCTTGGAGAACTGCTACAGAGGAGTGGGGTACAGAAGACTGGAACGAAGAT CTTTCAGAGACCAAGATATTCACTGCCTCTAGTGTGGCTTCAGTGCCAGTGCCTCAAGAGAACATGCTCATCACTGCTGGACAGAG GATTGACTTGGCAGTGCTGTTGGGTAAGACACCTCCCTCGTCATCCTCTGAAACTGAGCCCACGACACTGGAGGTGCAGCAgccaccctctctctcccagtCCCTGGTCTTCAGCAACTCCAAGCAAGCTGGGTCTGTCTCACAACCACCACCTACCACCCAGTACAGCCAACACAACATG GTTAGCATGTTGACAAAGGGCTTTGGTGAAGCAGGGGACACGAAGGCCAGTGGTGGTGGACCCACAAGCGGCTCTCAGTTCTTGGAGCAGTTTAAGACTGCGCAGGCTCTAGCCCAGCTGGCTCAACGTTCTCAGACGGGTCCTCCCAACACTGGGCCCTCTTGGAACACGAACCCCAGCGCACTGGGCCAGTATG ACATGAAGTCAGGTGCAGAGCAGTCTGTCCACTCTGCTTTTACCAAACGACAACCTTACCAGCCCCCTTCTAGCACCACTTCCATGATTGAGGTCTTCATGCAGGACAAACCTGCCGGCTCTCAACCTCCTTCGTCCACCTCTCTCCCTTCGCAGGGGGTTGCTCCTCCAGCATCGACTGCATTGTCCTCTACCCATCCCCTGGCCCCTTCTTCATCATCTCCCCTCCAGAAAGATGTAGGTGTGGCTCCAGGTCAGCAGATGTCCCCTGGCCCCATGGAGGCCCAAGGATCCAGTCCACTGCCACTGCAGCAGCACAAGctaaagcagcagaaaaagaGGGCCTCCATCACCACCAAG ATTCCATCTCTAGCAGTGGAAATGCCTGGTTCAGCAGACATTTCTGGACTCAACCTTCAGTTTGGAGCACTTCAGTTTGGCTCAGAACCTGTGCTGCCGGAGTATGACTCCATGCCGTCGGCCGCTACAACCACCCCTGGCAGCCAATCGCAGAACAGCCTCTACACAAGTGCCAGCAG TGAGTCAACTTCAGTCCTGTCGAACCCCAGCCAGATGGAGCTATATGAGCAACAGAGAGCTGTTCAAACACGACGTTACCCTCCCTccgtctcctcctctccccagaAGGATGTCCAGCCTAAG AATGGATTCACTTCTATACAAACCACACAATCTCTGGAAG CCGCAGCAGGCTCTGCAGCCCCAGCGAAACCTCCCTCAGAATCAACTGCCCCGCCCTCCGTGTCCAGCATGGCTTCGTTGACTGATGCTGCAACAGGCCACGCCTCTTTGCTCTCCACAACCAATCAGACGTCTCTCAGTTCCTTGGGCCACAGTGAAGATCCATCCCCAAATTCGATGGCGCCTCACCAACATAA TTCACTTCCTCCTCAGCAAAACAGTATGACCCCCTCTTCCACAGTCCGTAACTCTAATACAAGTCTAATG CACCCGAGTGTGGACGGTGACTCCACCTTGCACTCCTCCTTCACGTCCGTTACAGCAGTGGCTCCTTCCTCGGTTCCTCCTTCATCTTCGacctcttcctctgctgtgCCTGCTGCTGCGGTGTCCCTGAGCCCAGCAGTCCCTCCCTCATCTTCAGTGGGCTCAGTGGCGGCACAGACACCCATGGGTCCGGTCAGCAGCCTGTCGATGGGGCTCAACAGTGCTGGCGCCACCACCGCTACTTCCATAATCCCCCCAGCTGCAATAGCAACTTCCTCTTCTGTGGCCGCGAACCCCTCATCCTCGCGCACAACGGCTGCCCCAG GTAAAGCACCTCCTAATCTGCCACCTGGAGTGCCTCCTTTGCTTCCCAACCCTTACATCATGGCCCCTGGACTACTCCATGCTTACCCT CCTCAGGTGTATGGCTATGATGACCTGCAGATGCTCCAAACCAGGATACCACTG GACTACTACAGCATCCCATTTGCAACACCAACCACAGCACTGACTGGCAGGGAAGGCAGCCTCACCAGCAACCCGTACTCTG CCAGTGAACTGTCCAAGTTTGGCCGCGGCGACGCCTCGTCTCCCGCCCCGGCGACTACAATGGCACAGCCACAGCAGAGTCAGACGCAGACGCACCACACGACCCAGCAGCCTTTCCTCAATCCGGCCCTGCCGCCTGGCTACAGTTACACAAGCTTACCGTACTACCCAGGCGTACCCGGCCTGGCCAACACGTTCCAGTATGGCCCTGCGATGTTCCCG GTGGCTCCTACCTCATCGAAACAGCATGGCGTAAACGTTGGTGTCAACGCTTCAGCCACGCCGTTCCAGCAGGCTAGTAGCTATGGTTCCCACGGATATGGCACGG GAGTTTCAGTGACATCCAGTAACACCGGGGTTCCTGACATCTCTGGCTCTGTTTACACAAAGACACAG TCATTTGAGAAGCAAGCTTTCCATGCGGGCACGCCAGCAGCCCCCTTCAGCCTGCCTTCAGCTCTGGGAAGTGCAGGTCCCATCAACCCCCCTGCCGCTGCTGGTTACGCTCCCGCTCAGTTCATGCACATCCTGACTCCACACCAGCAGCCTCATTCTCAGATCCTGCACCACCACATGCAGCAGGACGGGCAG AGTGGCTCTGGGCAGCGCAGTCAGAGTGCCTCCATCCAACAGAAGTCTCAGATCAACAAGTCTGCTTACAACAGCTACAACTGGGGAGGCAACTGA
- the ubap2l gene encoding ubiquitin-associated protein 2-like isoform X2, with amino-acid sequence MISDHNDADFEEKVKQLIDITGKDQDESMIALHDCNGDVNRAINVLLEGSPDTDSWEMVGKKKSVSGQKESIQNETGEEGKENREKGGERDVARRRGGVPRRGRGASRGREFRGQENGLDGTKISGVAGRGTERGRRGRGRGRGAGRRGGRFSAQGMGTFNPADYTEPAQTEENYSGGNTWCNTGSLEPEDPARVEFSGGEGNSYPRKFDSAAGAWRTATEEWGTEDWNEDLSETKIFTASSVASVPVPQENMLITAGQRIDLAVLLGKTPPSSSSETEPTTLEVQQPPSLSQSLVFSNSKQAGSVSQPPPTTQYSQHNMVSMLTKGFGEAGDTKASGGGPTSGSQFLEQFKTAQALAQLAQRSQTGPPNTGPSWNTNPSALGQYDMKSGAEQSVHSAFTKRQPYQPPSSTTSMIEVFMQDKPAGSQPPSSTSLPSQGVAPPASTALSSTHPLAPSSSSPLQKDVGVAPGQQMSPGPMEAQGSSPLPLQQHKLKQQKKRASITTKIPSLAVEMPGSADISGLNLQFGALQFGSEPVLPEYDSMPSAATTTPGSQSQNSLYTSASSESTSVLSNPSQMELYEQQRAVQTRRYPPSVSSSPQKDVQPKNGFTSIQTTQSLEAAAGSAAPAKPPSESTAPPSVSSMASLTDAATGHASLLSTTNQTSLSSLGHSEDPSPNSMAPHQHNSLPPQQNSMTPSSTVRNSNTSLMHPSVDGDSTLHSSFTSVTAVAPSSVPPSSSTSSSAVPAAAVSLSPAVPPSSSVGSVAAQTPMGPVSSLSMGLNSAGATTATSIIPPAAIATSSSVAANPSSSRTTAAPGKAPPNLPPGVPPLLPNPYIMAPGLLHAYPPQVYGYDDLQMLQTRIPLDYYSIPFATPTTALTGREGSLTSNPYSASELSKFGRGDASSPAPATTMAQPQQSQTQTHHTTQQPFLNPALPPGYSYTSLPYYPGVPGLANTFQYGPAMFPVAPTSSKQHGVNVGVNASATPFQQASSYGSHGYGTGYEDMGQASAGSGDFCKGGYGTAVAAAAAAASGVQNKPASSVTGPGVGVSVTSSNTGVPDISGSVYTKTQSFEKQAFHAGTPAAPFSLPSALGSAGPINPPAAAGYAPAQFMHILTPHQQPHSQILHHHMQQDGQSGSGQRSQSASIQQKSQINKSAYNSYNWGGN; translated from the exons ATGATCTCGGACCACAACGATGCTGATTTTGAGGAGAAGGTCAAGCAG CTCATTGACATCACAGGCAAGGACCAGGATGAGTCCATGATTGCCCTGCATGACTGCAACGGCGACGTGAACAGAGCAATCAATGTCCTCCTGGAGGGCAGCCCTGACACT GACTCATGGGAGATGGTGGGCAAGAAGAAGAGTGTTTCAGGTCAGAAGGAGAGCATACAGAATGAGACCGGAGAGGAGGGCAAGGAGAACCGAGAGAAGGGGGGAGAGCGGGATGTGGCACGTCGCCGAGGAGGGGTGCCACGCCGGGGAAGAGGGGCCAGCCGCGGgcgagagt TCCGGGGACAGGAGAACGGACTGGATGGGACTAAGATCAGTGGTGTTGCAGGccgggggacagagagaggccGCCGAGGTCGAGGCAGAGGACGAG GAGCTGGAAGACGAGGAGGCAGATTTTCGGCTCAGGGCATGGG CACATTTAACCCAGCTGATTACACTGAGCCAGCCCAGACGGAGGAGAACTACTCTGGTGGGAACACCTGGTGCAATACGGGCAGCCTGGAGCCAGAGGACCCAGCCC GAGTGGAGTTCAGTGGCGGCGAAGGCAACAGTTATCCCCGAAAGTTTGATTCTGCGGCAG GGGCTTGGAGAACTGCTACAGAGGAGTGGGGTACAGAAGACTGGAACGAAGAT CTTTCAGAGACCAAGATATTCACTGCCTCTAGTGTGGCTTCAGTGCCAGTGCCTCAAGAGAACATGCTCATCACTGCTGGACAGAG GATTGACTTGGCAGTGCTGTTGGGTAAGACACCTCCCTCGTCATCCTCTGAAACTGAGCCCACGACACTGGAGGTGCAGCAgccaccctctctctcccagtCCCTGGTCTTCAGCAACTCCAAGCAAGCTGGGTCTGTCTCACAACCACCACCTACCACCCAGTACAGCCAACACAACATG GTTAGCATGTTGACAAAGGGCTTTGGTGAAGCAGGGGACACGAAGGCCAGTGGTGGTGGACCCACAAGCGGCTCTCAGTTCTTGGAGCAGTTTAAGACTGCGCAGGCTCTAGCCCAGCTGGCTCAACGTTCTCAGACGGGTCCTCCCAACACTGGGCCCTCTTGGAACACGAACCCCAGCGCACTGGGCCAGTATG ACATGAAGTCAGGTGCAGAGCAGTCTGTCCACTCTGCTTTTACCAAACGACAACCTTACCAGCCCCCTTCTAGCACCACTTCCATGATTGAGGTCTTCATGCAGGACAAACCTGCCGGCTCTCAACCTCCTTCGTCCACCTCTCTCCCTTCGCAGGGGGTTGCTCCTCCAGCATCGACTGCATTGTCCTCTACCCATCCCCTGGCCCCTTCTTCATCATCTCCCCTCCAGAAAGATGTAGGTGTGGCTCCAGGTCAGCAGATGTCCCCTGGCCCCATGGAGGCCCAAGGATCCAGTCCACTGCCACTGCAGCAGCACAAGctaaagcagcagaaaaagaGGGCCTCCATCACCACCAAG ATTCCATCTCTAGCAGTGGAAATGCCTGGTTCAGCAGACATTTCTGGACTCAACCTTCAGTTTGGAGCACTTCAGTTTGGCTCAGAACCTGTGCTGCCGGAGTATGACTCCATGCCGTCGGCCGCTACAACCACCCCTGGCAGCCAATCGCAGAACAGCCTCTACACAAGTGCCAGCAG TGAGTCAACTTCAGTCCTGTCGAACCCCAGCCAGATGGAGCTATATGAGCAACAGAGAGCTGTTCAAACACGACGTTACCCTCCCTccgtctcctcctctccccagaAGGATGTCCAGCCTAAG AATGGATTCACTTCTATACAAACCACACAATCTCTGGAAG CCGCAGCAGGCTCTGCAGCCCCAGCGAAACCTCCCTCAGAATCAACTGCCCCGCCCTCCGTGTCCAGCATGGCTTCGTTGACTGATGCTGCAACAGGCCACGCCTCTTTGCTCTCCACAACCAATCAGACGTCTCTCAGTTCCTTGGGCCACAGTGAAGATCCATCCCCAAATTCGATGGCGCCTCACCAACATAA TTCACTTCCTCCTCAGCAAAACAGTATGACCCCCTCTTCCACAGTCCGTAACTCTAATACAAGTCTAATG CACCCGAGTGTGGACGGTGACTCCACCTTGCACTCCTCCTTCACGTCCGTTACAGCAGTGGCTCCTTCCTCGGTTCCTCCTTCATCTTCGacctcttcctctgctgtgCCTGCTGCTGCGGTGTCCCTGAGCCCAGCAGTCCCTCCCTCATCTTCAGTGGGCTCAGTGGCGGCACAGACACCCATGGGTCCGGTCAGCAGCCTGTCGATGGGGCTCAACAGTGCTGGCGCCACCACCGCTACTTCCATAATCCCCCCAGCTGCAATAGCAACTTCCTCTTCTGTGGCCGCGAACCCCTCATCCTCGCGCACAACGGCTGCCCCAG GTAAAGCACCTCCTAATCTGCCACCTGGAGTGCCTCCTTTGCTTCCCAACCCTTACATCATGGCCCCTGGACTACTCCATGCTTACCCT CCTCAGGTGTATGGCTATGATGACCTGCAGATGCTCCAAACCAGGATACCACTG GACTACTACAGCATCCCATTTGCAACACCAACCACAGCACTGACTGGCAGGGAAGGCAGCCTCACCAGCAACCCGTACTCTG CCAGTGAACTGTCCAAGTTTGGCCGCGGCGACGCCTCGTCTCCCGCCCCGGCGACTACAATGGCACAGCCACAGCAGAGTCAGACGCAGACGCACCACACGACCCAGCAGCCTTTCCTCAATCCGGCCCTGCCGCCTGGCTACAGTTACACAAGCTTACCGTACTACCCAGGCGTACCCGGCCTGGCCAACACGTTCCAGTATGGCCCTGCGATGTTCCCG GTGGCTCCTACCTCATCGAAACAGCATGGCGTAAACGTTGGTGTCAACGCTTCAGCCACGCCGTTCCAGCAGGCTAGTAGCTATGGTTCCCACGGATATGGCACGG GCTATGAGGATATGGGCCAGGCTTCTGCGGGCAGCGGGGATTTCTGTAAGGGCGGTTATGGCACCGCTGTGGCTgcagccgccgccgctgctTCTGGCGTGCAAAACAAGCCGGCCAGCTCAGTCACCGGGCCGGGAGTCG GAGTTTCAGTGACATCCAGTAACACCGGGGTTCCTGACATCTCTGGCTCTGTTTACACAAAGACACAG TCATTTGAGAAGCAAGCTTTCCATGCGGGCACGCCAGCAGCCCCCTTCAGCCTGCCTTCAGCTCTGGGAAGTGCAGGTCCCATCAACCCCCCTGCCGCTGCTGGTTACGCTCCCGCTCAGTTCATGCACATCCTGACTCCACACCAGCAGCCTCATTCTCAGATCCTGCACCACCACATGCAGCAGGACGGGCAG AGTGGCTCTGGGCAGCGCAGTCAGAGTGCCTCCATCCAACAGAAGTCTCAGATCAACAAGTCTGCTTACAACAGCTACAACTGGGGAGGCAACTGA